A window of the Falco rusticolus isolate bFalRus1 chromosome 1, bFalRus1.pri, whole genome shotgun sequence genome harbors these coding sequences:
- the LCORL gene encoding ligand-dependent nuclear receptor corepressor-like protein isoform X4 → MDEKCSFCNLHKETVSDRASVIGSSQSTPTEELSSQGQSNTDKIECQAENYLNALFRKKDLPQNCDPNIPLVAQELMKKMIRQFAIEYISKSSKIQENRNGSSFEPSLICKSIQMNQTENSLQEEQDSPLDLTVNRTQEQNTQQGDGVLDLSTKKSARLEEPKYDPLCSENSVSGSSSTADANSEETANLEKGKSTLNKVLESFCSYHWQQTLAMLKFLIQDENVPIVCSCKQTHLVHSETPNSLTEEDVHISFCNCNGHMLTKRCCLQNQQPNTCLPPLSVCIKDFHSLSCQAVAMGCIKTMMNKACSSHKYCAEQMQNCNRHSVKAAACTYSTKDCDLLNSIKNSNRSRSPSPPPLSPVQSKEFESLEGSVIDFPTLDNDKLEISINQPPSLLPAEGNAGEFEYEGRTCRGKETKYSDGMLLATDQESNNYYVTSEKAEKGEHSYIFQDLMDRINEKLKSIDTTDIATNLLKLSSSDRAPENDVKLGDFITSLLHNAKASDYSFMELLRQHDKQMENKIIQTRFRKRQETLCAMYNSPDSPFIRRQSLQIKRELASLDETLVRKKSISERNAKKSTKKFDKIYPNKRHSFTVVEDDTLQHFESNPYVNCQTKPMCFPVHQTESFELPLTNFQTSPSFLVLSEKSAVAASQVKLANTQGDYATLKETDEIPLMDESNGNLGRTKCNIVPPGWYSVYVTNNIVFRKSSSAKKSLESLEKMKINKDVPAERCSDISKIVRDTNLQVVVERLEDTMNFARKTNSSLLDSYKISQKLKENVYEQFMNAAARRVLPFNLSEMGCTGQSFLPRSPVLSSSKIKALCVTTKKQEMVIDQEISDSLLRSLTFDSSSSASNNGDSHTTSEAVEISSPLNYSSPIKLMFVSEVNSSEGVKYTLTSAAASSKGSTDICLFQGHANTLLDKKAAGALSHAICVKDCDYSENDTKEESSCVYAEAITSSCPVGQANLNDAKQNDKVAEKSSSSESVLKRKPGRPKKIGPQVVKQVKRPIGRPPKPKIDVTESTEPRPELSSDSRGTKSAAAVMEEVNSNKNITVTVVFGRSRRTKRHVSEGNLNVISILPTQRLDSSFANDHSKAKHSAETENALTEIVRALQNSSTENKVCGYDYVRPIKSNLASPHPCSNIIQPIKKPLTTIRKPGRPAKVKISGISVTVNRVSPQERKVSISNCLPPLQQQNVLEKNVPQERKNQLCNNIGQVKSMRKDSREDGSNNVITTVSRKREIPLRHSARDRKPSLHFLHSLASSSAFTCRSALLRKSYKLHLKKAKDRKEKHRKSSQSTASKDTSELRNSGNTKKGLKDGEFGPINEVSLDPIFSSNPSLRWWPISTSSDTLLEELNNRFEQITNTWLRVGGNEFDKCVCEKRDPTEQDCSTEISNPLDSCLVELETSPIRMLFQKKCNMNELCTWFMQTTETQSLSLVRKANARNPLEVVSTREVKMETKQPDLSTCPFRKHFKKFALSSPSKPAGKLQILHNMVRSPVLSMKSNFTLARLKRNEFKKLQHDRWGQTKKLYNQPPGGWKSKKKNLQFFCQSQLFKSTSGETNDEMPKLQEKNTVEIQPTQTLVESQSSLLPTENEARDAFVQQMMGSSDFNPHPGLTNILKSHAETNGTICCQQNVRKEQSQDKLFENTWKTKTFKDCRIFLRKINHIEQHNSFKLNNVIYSAEAVESKSTQTYMEEKRHPLLRSHSTKQNALKKQENEMETSKGSNSSKVTERLDNQFHSRKLSSVNHDDNPAGSSEVLIRINKRKTPQWETTDTNIRKKHKRQSCSSGQMATYYPKYQVGKFLFPPSS, encoded by the exons GGGATGGAGTGCTAGATCTCTCTACAAAGAAAAGCGCAAGGTTGGAAGAACCAAAATATGATCCATTGTGTTCTGAAAACTCAGTGTCTGG ttcaaGCTCAACAGCTGATGCAAATTCAGAGGAAACAGCTaatttggaaaaaggaaaatcaacaCTAAACAAAGTTTTGGAGTCTTTTTGTTCATATCACTGGCAACAGACTTTGGCtatgttaaaatttttaatacaagATGAAAATGTTCCTATAGTTTGCAGTTGCAAGCAAACACATTTGGTCCACTCTGAAACTCCCAATTCCCTTACTGAAGAGGAtgttcacatttcattttgcaattgCAATGGACATATGCTAACAAAAAGGTGCTGTTTACAAAATCAACAACCAAACACTTGTTTACCAcctctgtctgtctgtattAAAGATTTCCATTCTTTGTCATGCCAAGCTGTAGCAATGGGATGTATTAAGACAATGATGAACAAAGCATGTAGTTCTCATAAGTATTGTGctgaacaaatgcaaaattGTAACAGGCattctgtgaaagcagcagcatgtaCATACTCAACTAAGGACTGTGATCTCTtgaacagcattaaaaattcaaatagaTCCCGCAGCCCATCACCGCCTCCGCTATCGCCTGTACAGAGTAAAGAATTTGAATCTTTGGAAGGATCTGTTATAGATTTTCCAACTTTAGACAATGACAAACTTGAAATATCCATCAACCAGCCTCCATCCCTCTTGCCAGCGGAAGGAAACGCAGGAGAATTTGAATATGAAGGTAGAacatgcagaggaaaagagacCAAATATTCAGATGGAATGTTGCTAGCAACAGACCAAGAAAGCAACAATTACTATGTAACTTCTGAGAAGGCTGAGAAAGGTGAACattcttacatttttcaagATTTAATGGATCGTattaatgaaaagttaaaatcaATAGACACTACAGATATAGCAACAAATCTTCTAAAACTTTCTAGCAGTGACAGGGCACCAGAAAATGATGTCAAATTAGGAGACTTCATAACATCTCTCTTGCATAATGCTAAGGCAAGTGATTACAGCTTTATGGAATTACTTCGCCAACATgataaacaaatggaaaataaaattatccaAACAAGATTTCGCAAGCGTCAGGAAACTTTATGTGCAATGTATAATTCTCCTGATTCACCGTTCATTCGGCGACAATCTTTGCAAATCAAGAGGGAGCTTGCAAGCCTTGATGAAActcttgtaagaaaaaaatcaatttctgagagaaatgcaaagaaatctACAAAAAAATTTGACAAAATATATCCAAATAAAAGACACAGTTTTACGGTGGTAGAAGATGACACTTTGCAACATTTTGAAAGTAATCCATATGTGAATTGCCAAACCAAACCAATGTGCTTTCCAGTTCACCAAACAGAGTCTTTCGAACTACCTCTTACTAATTTTCAAACCAGCCCCAGCTTTTTagttctttcagaaaaaagtgCTGTTGCAGCCAGCCAGGTAAAACTTGCAAACACACAAGGAGATTATGCAACCTTAAAAGAGACTGATGAGATTCCTTTAATGGACGAAAGTAATGGAAACTTGGGAAGAACTAAATGTAACATTGTGCCCCCTGGATGGTACTCTGTGTATGTAACGAACAATATTGTGTTTAGGAAGTCATCCAGTGCAAAAAAGTCTTTAgaaagtttggaaaaaatgaaaataaataaagatgtTCCTGCTGAAAGATGCAGTGACATAAGCAAAATTGTGAGAGACACAAATCTGCAAGTTGTTGTAGAGCGTTTAGAAGATACAATGAACTTTGCTAGAAAGACTAACAGCTCATTGTTGGATAGTTACAAAATCAgccaaaaattaaaagagaatgTTTATGAACAGTTTATGAACGCAGCTGCTAGAAGAGTCTTACCTTTCAATCTGAGTGAAATGGGATGCACAGGACAAAGCTTCCTTCCACGTTCACCTGTACTAAGCAGCAGTAAAATCAAAGCTCTGTGTGtgacaacaaagaaacaagaaatggTTATAGATCAAGAAATTAGTGATAGCCTTTTGAGATCTCTGACCTTTGATTCATCCAGTTCAGCTTCCAATAATGGGGACTCGCATACAACTTCTGAAGCTGTGGAGATCTCATCTCCCTTAAACTACTCTAGTCCTATTAAGCTTATGTTTGTCTCTGAGGTTAATAGTAGTGAAGGAGTCAAATATACTTTGACATCTGCAGCTGCATCTTCTAAAGGAAGCACAgatatttgtttgtttcagggGCATGCAAACACATTGTTAGACAAAAAGGCCGCAGGAGCTCTTTCTCATGCAATCTGTGTCAAGGATTGTGATTACAGTGAAAATGATACCAAGGAGGAGTCAAGCTGTGTTTATGCAGAAGCAATTACAAGTTCTTGTCCAGTTGGTCAAGCTAATTTAAATGATGCGAAACAGAATGACAAAGTTGCGGAGAAATCAAGCAGCAGtgaatcagttttaaaaagaaaacctggtAGACCAAAGAAAATAGGTCCTCAAGTTGTTAAGCAGGTTAAGAGACCTATTGGACGGcctccaaaaccaaaaatagaTGTGACTGAAAGCACAGAACCTAGACCTGAACTTAGCAGTGATAGTCGAGGTACCAAATCTGCTGCAGCAGTAATGGAAGAAGTTAATAGCAACAAAAACATTACTGTGACGGTTGTTTTTGGAAGGTCAAGAAGGACAAAGAGACATGTTTCTGAAGGTAATCTAAATGTAATCAGCATTCTGCCCACACAACGCCTTGATTCTAGTTTTGCCAATGACCACAGTAAAGCAAAGCATAgtgcagaaactgaaaatgctttgaCTGAAATAGTAAGAGCCTTACAGAATTCTTCTACTGAAAACAAGGTCTGTGGTTATGACTATGTCAGACCTATCAAGAGTAACCTAGCGTCACCACATCCTTGCAGCAATATTATACAGCCAATTAAGAAACCATTAACCACCATTCGAAAACCCGGTAGGCcagcaaaagtaaaaatctcTGGCATATCAGTAACTGTTAATAGGGTTTCacctcaggaaagaaaagtgagTATTAGCAACTGTTTGCCTCCTTTGCAACAGCAGAATGTGTTGGAAAAAAACGTaccacaggagagaaaaaatcaACTGTGCAATAATATAGGTCAAGTAAAGAGCATGCGGAAAGATTCTAGAGAGGATGGATCAAACAATGTTATCACAACAGTGTCAAGAAAACGTGAAATTCCATTGAGACATTCTGCTAGAGACAGAAAACCCTCGCTGCATTTTTTACATTCATTAGCATCTTCTAGTGCATTTACTTGTAGAAGTGCCTTACTACGTAAATCTTACAAACTCCATTTGAAAAAAGCTAAAGATCGaaaggaaaaacacaggaaatcaAGTCAGAGCACAGCATCCAAAGATACCTCAGAACTGAGAAATtcaggaaatacaaaaaaggGTCTTAAGGATGGTGAATTTGGGCCCATTAATGAAGTATCATTGGATCCCATTTTTTCATCGAATCCCTCTCTCAGGTGGTGGCCTATTTCCACTTCAAGTGACACTTTGTTGGAAGAACTAAATAATAGATTTGAACAGATAACTAATACCTGGTTGCGAGTGGGGGGAAATGAGTTTGATAAATGTGTATGTGAAAAAAGGGATCCCACTGAACAAGACTGTAGTACTGAAATATCAAATCCTTTAGACTCCTGCCTTGTAGAACTTGAAACATCACCTATAAGaatgctttttcagaaaaagtgtaATATGAATGAACTCTGCACCTGGTTTATGCAAACTACAGAAACACAGTCTCTCTCTCTAGTGAGGAAGGCGAATGCCCGCAATCCTTTAGAAGTAGTTAGTACTAGAGAGGTAAAGATGGAAACTAAACAACCTGATCTTAGTACTTGCCCTTTCagaaagcactttaaaaagttTGCACTATCCTCTCCTTCTAAACCAGCAGGGAAATTACAAATATTACATAACATGGTGAGGTCTCCAGTCTTGAGcatgaaaagtaatttcacGTTAGccagattaaaaagaaatgaatttAAGAAGTTACAGCATGATAGGTGGggacaaacaaaaaagctctaTAATCAGCCTCCTGGAGGCTggaaatcaaaaaagaaaaatttacagTTCTTTTGCCAAAGCCAGTTGTTTAAAAGTACAAGTGGGGAAACCAATGATGAAATGCCCaagctccaggaaaaaaatacagtagaaatCCAGCCCACTCAGACTTTGGTTGAGTCTCAGAGTAGCCTCTTGCCAACTGAAAATGAAGCCAGAGATGCATTTGTTCAACAGATGATGGGATCTTCTGACTTTAACCCACATCCTGGTTTAACAAATATACTTAAGTCACATGCAGAGACAAATGGAACAATTTGCTGCCAACAAAATGTTAGAAAAGAACAAAGCCAAGATaaactgtttgaaaatacttggaaaaccaaaacctttaAAGATTGTAGgatatttctgagaaaaatcaACCATATTGAGCAGCACAATTCATTTAAGTTAAATAATGTCATTTATTCTGCTGAAGCTGTTGAAAGTAAAAGCACTCAGACctatatggaagaaaaaagacatcCTCTTTTAAGGTCCCATTCTACTaagcaaaatgcattaaagaaacaagaaaatgaaatggaaacatCTAAAGGATCTAATTCTTCTAAAGTGACTGAAAGGCTGGATAACCAgtttcacagcagaaaattaagTAGTGTAAACCATGATGATAATCCTGCTGGTAGTTCTGAAGTTCTTATcagaataaacaaaagaaaaactccaCAATGGGAGACCACTGATacaaatataagaaaaaagcATAAGAGACAGTCATGCAGTAGTGGACAAATGGCAACTTATTACCCAAAGTACCAAGTAGGTAAGTTCCTGTTCCCCCCTTCATCCTAA